A genomic segment from Campylobacter concisus encodes:
- a CDS encoding prohibitin family protein, whose protein sequence is MPADLNDYFNKKKPGNDNRGSSQNSDKEPPFKKDFKMPNLPSGFGKFGALAYIVIAIIAIFAITQPFKVIHSGEVGIKSTAGKYEPNPLQPGFHFFLPFIQDIIIVDTRVRIINYTSGEDMGESMQKSYQGVGAGILRKNSISVLDARNLPVSIDITVQYRLNPENAPQTIASWGLSWESKIVDPVVRDVVRSIAGKYTAEELPTKRNDLARQIDDGIRKDIDSQPNKPVELLTVQLREIILPSKVKEQIERVQIAKQEAERTKYEVERANQEALKQAALAEGTAKAAIIEAKGKADAIKIEADATAYANKEVAKSVDQNLLNLKQIETQNKFNEALKENKDAKIFLTPGGAVPNIWLDAKDKARASSVSER, encoded by the coding sequence ATGCCCGCTGATTTAAACGATTATTTCAATAAAAAAAAGCCAGGTAATGACAACAGAGGCTCAAGTCAAAATAGCGACAAAGAGCCGCCCTTCAAAAAGGACTTTAAAATGCCAAATTTACCAAGTGGCTTTGGTAAATTTGGAGCACTTGCCTACATTGTAATTGCGATTATTGCTATTTTTGCTATCACTCAGCCATTTAAAGTGATTCACTCAGGCGAAGTTGGCATCAAGTCTACAGCAGGTAAATATGAGCCAAATCCTTTACAACCAGGCTTTCACTTCTTTTTACCTTTTATCCAAGACATCATCATCGTGGACACCAGAGTTAGGATCATAAATTATACTTCTGGCGAGGATATGGGCGAATCAATGCAAAAATCATATCAAGGCGTTGGCGCTGGAATTTTACGTAAAAATTCTATTTCAGTGCTTGATGCTAGAAATTTACCAGTTAGCATTGATATTACTGTGCAATACCGTTTAAATCCAGAAAATGCCCCTCAAACTATTGCCTCTTGGGGTCTTAGCTGGGAGAGCAAGATAGTTGATCCTGTCGTTCGTGACGTAGTTCGCAGTATCGCTGGTAAATACACAGCAGAAGAGCTTCCAACAAAGAGAAACGACCTAGCAAGACAAATCGATGATGGCATAAGAAAAGACATCGACTCTCAGCCAAATAAGCCAGTTGAGCTTTTAACAGTGCAACTTCGTGAGATCATCTTACCTTCAAAGGTAAAAGAGCAGATCGAGCGCGTCCAAATCGCAAAACAAGAGGCCGAGAGAACAAAATACGAAGTAGAAAGAGCAAATCAAGAAGCCTTAAAACAAGCCGCACTTGCTGAAGGTACCGCTAAAGCTGCGATCATTGAAGCAAAAGGCAAGGCTGATGCCATTAAAATCGAGGCTGACGCAACTGCGTATGCAAACAAAGAGGTTGCAAAAAGTGTCGATCAAAATCTACTAAATTTAAAGCAGATCGAGACGCAAAACAAATTTAACGAGGCTCTAAAAGAAAACAAAGATGCTAAAATTTTCTTAACACCTGGTGGAGCTGTGCCAAACATCTGGCTAGATGCAAAAGATAAAGCAAGGGCTAGCTCAGTAAGCGAGAGATAA
- a CDS encoding branched-chain amino acid transaminase gives MNASEFIWMDGKLVKWDDAKVHVLTHSLHYANAVFEGTRAYKTKKGLAIFRLQDHTKRLLRSAKMTVLNVPYTEEELEKAQIELLRANKYDGNVYIRPLIFLGYGVMGVAHTKAPVQTAIASWEWGAYLGDEGLEKGIRVKISSFAKLAPAAQMNRAKASSNYLSSQMANYEAKEAGYDEALLLDSEGFVAEGPGECFFIVENGVLITPPNDNSLLSITQDTVIRLAHDLDIEVRRERITRDQAYTADEAFFTGTAAEVTPINSIDNRIIGNGARGEVTKRLQKAYFDVVYGLNKKYESFLTYI, from the coding sequence ATGAATGCTTCAGAATTTATCTGGATGGATGGAAAATTAGTTAAATGGGACGATGCAAAAGTACACGTTCTAACTCACTCTTTACACTATGCTAATGCCGTATTTGAAGGCACAAGAGCTTATAAAACAAAAAAAGGTCTAGCTATTTTTAGACTTCAAGATCACACAAAAAGGCTTTTAAGATCAGCAAAAATGACTGTTTTAAATGTACCTTACACTGAGGAAGAGCTTGAAAAAGCGCAAATAGAGCTTCTTCGCGCAAACAAATATGACGGCAATGTTTATATCCGCCCACTTATATTTTTAGGATACGGCGTAATGGGCGTAGCTCACACAAAAGCACCAGTGCAAACCGCTATCGCCTCATGGGAATGGGGTGCTTATCTTGGCGATGAAGGCCTAGAAAAAGGTATCAGAGTTAAAATTTCAAGCTTTGCCAAACTTGCACCTGCTGCCCAAATGAATAGAGCAAAAGCTAGCTCAAACTACCTAAGCTCACAAATGGCAAACTACGAGGCAAAAGAGGCTGGATACGACGAGGCGCTACTTCTTGATAGCGAAGGCTTTGTGGCTGAGGGTCCAGGCGAGTGCTTCTTTATCGTTGAAAACGGCGTTTTAATCACTCCACCAAACGACAACAGCCTACTTAGCATCACTCAAGATACAGTCATAAGACTAGCTCACGATCTTGACATCGAAGTAAGAAGAGAGCGCATCACAAGAGATCAGGCTTACACAGCTGACGAGGCATTTTTCACTGGTACTGCAGCCGAAGTAACACCGATAAATAGTATAGATAACCGCATCATTGGTAACGGCGCTAGAGGCGAAGTGACAAAGAGACTACAAAAAGCTTATTTTGACGTAGTTTATGGACTAAATAAAAAATATGAATCATTTTTAACATATATTTAA
- a CDS encoding thiol:disulfide interchange protein DsbA/DsbL, whose amino-acid sequence MKLIKMLILSAFFALNLSALTEGMEYQTIAKPLNVPKNSVVKVFSYDCPHCYKFDRTITKKLMSKLEDVKFIPYHLSTKGKLGETASKIFAALISIDEANGTDLLSDESKFKQAKFAIYKARHDEKDDFSDGKDKEKFINLALKAAHVSKDDYEKALNSERAKELLDAWFASYDVASISGVPAFVVSGKYLINLSAASSIDEMAKIIQELLDK is encoded by the coding sequence ATGAAGCTTATAAAAATGCTAATTTTAAGTGCGTTTTTTGCGCTAAATTTATCAGCACTGACTGAAGGCATGGAGTATCAAACTATAGCAAAACCGCTTAATGTGCCTAAAAACTCGGTCGTTAAGGTCTTTAGCTATGACTGCCCACACTGCTATAAATTTGACCGGACTATCACAAAAAAGCTGATGTCAAAGCTTGAAGATGTGAAATTTATCCCATATCATCTAAGCACAAAAGGCAAACTTGGCGAGACCGCGAGTAAAATTTTTGCTGCTCTTATATCTATAGATGAGGCAAATGGCACTGATCTACTAAGCGATGAGTCAAAATTTAAGCAAGCAAAATTTGCGATCTATAAAGCAAGACATGATGAAAAAGATGATTTTAGTGATGGCAAAGACAAAGAGAAATTTATAAATTTAGCCCTCAAAGCAGCTCACGTGAGCAAGGACGACTACGAAAAAGCACTAAATAGCGAAAGAGCAAAAGAGCTTTTAGACGCATGGTTTGCCTCTTATGATGTGGCAAGTATCAGCGGTGTGCCAGCTTTTGTAGTAAGTGGCAAATACTTAATAAACTTAAGCGCAGCTTCATCAATCGATGAGATGGCAAAGATCATACAAGAGCTTTTAGATAAGTAG
- the bcp gene encoding thioredoxin-dependent thiol peroxidase, with protein sequence MSEFSKADIERKITLEVGDKAPEFEALNQDGVKVALKDFIGKNVVLYFYPKDNTPGCTTEACEFSANYDQFIKNDTVIIGVSPDSVKSHVGFIAKQNLKHTLLSDEDKEISKLYGVWQVKKNYGKEYLGIARSTFVIGKDGKIAKIYKSVKAKDHAAKVLADLVK encoded by the coding sequence ATGAGCGAATTTAGCAAAGCAGATATTGAACGAAAAATAACACTTGAAGTTGGTGACAAGGCGCCAGAGTTTGAAGCGCTAAATCAAGACGGCGTAAAGGTCGCATTAAAGGACTTTATAGGCAAAAACGTAGTGCTTTACTTCTACCCAAAGGACAACACTCCAGGCTGCACAACTGAGGCTTGCGAATTTAGCGCAAACTACGATCAGTTTATCAAAAACGATACAGTTATAATCGGCGTTAGCCCAGATAGTGTGAAGTCTCACGTTGGCTTTATAGCAAAGCAAAATTTAAAGCACACTCTATTAAGTGATGAGGATAAAGAAATTTCAAAGCTTTACGGCGTTTGGCAAGTTAAGAAAAACTACGGCAAAGAGTATCTTGGTATAGCAAGAAGCACATTTGTGATCGGCAAAGACGGCAAGATAGCTAAAATTTACAAAAGCGTAAAAGCCAAAGACCACGCCGCAAAAGTGCTAGCTGATCTTGTAAAATAA
- a CDS encoding tautomerase family protein — protein sequence MPYVNIKIAGPEPTKEQKDQVFKEVTETLVRVLGKKKEAVMIFIETHDASNIGVGGESVEDKRKGIK from the coding sequence ATGCCTTATGTTAATATCAAAATAGCAGGTCCAGAGCCGACAAAAGAACAAAAAGATCAAGTTTTTAAAGAGGTGACTGAGACGCTTGTAAGAGTGCTTGGCAAGAAAAAAGAGGCGGTGATGATTTTCATAGAAACTCATGACGCTAGCAACATCGGTGTAGGCGGCGAGAGCGTAGAAGATAAGAGAAAGGGGATAAAATGA
- a CDS encoding DUF748 domain-containing protein, translated as MDKKKKIALITGICVVSLLLIYTLLGFFGLPYAIKNIAPKYLKDYNATLFVESAKFNPFTFELNATNAELNTTSPLFSTRQIDVKLKPFSIFKKLVEVDVFRLQEPNVKILRDKNSKFNFSNFISDDNATTEDNSTSSINFALNNAKIIKGSFSYSDQNLTNPFNVSFDDINYELSSLNTKKKSAGSHIFDSNSTLAHKIDLNGDIKLNPLKIEGNISIKNFSIDPVAISFIDNDTLNLKNAVINLGINYALIADENATNINLKDSFLNIKSLNIDEGKNELSLGELELPKFDLSSKIADKIDAKLELNAINLSDVSFKNAITASLKSLNLNDISLLANLNEKSELNATAALNSINANALKIDETSKNLVNLKDINASNLNANLANNKTTLALEKIAFEGINAPLSKNANANVAGTKISNISFTQDTNKSLATLEELSINGINLKAKNKEILDISDVLTKTIKFDILNMALSAENIDVNRPKFNSELNGSGLSAINQLGLGEHGPAKTANHHTKTKKENTSASKSKESEFKFDIKNINVNNANIALTHFFEGEKIAHKFDNLFVKIANLSSDFSKPFDAKVDMKSSQKLNLDLTSKIKLEPLDITTKIKLEDKNLPKYFAYAKPFLEADLSSGEMNADAQLHYAKDIKADAKLSVKDIRLDDKNKEKLIAFKSLEVDKISLFKDNLEITGVALNSPFIKAYLSKEREFNLSKIVKEDKSKAQNEQKAESKKVATKKDDELNFSIKNFSLNNGEVDFSDASLFMPFATKISNLNGKLTDIDKKRPSSGEFKGTVGKNGFSQITAKLFPFELKQNTDIKLDFKDIDLIDITPYSGQFLGYKIKKGKLNLNLNYSVVDSKLNGSNLINFDTLTLGEKVDSKDAVNLPLSLAISILSDQNNQINIDLPVEGNLDDPDFKYGGVIWAAVKKLFADITLAPFRFLGNALGLGSKDLSSIDFLAGSSELISSEAPKIADFIKLTTAKPMMKLSITPTYSEIDVLYFKEKKLDQKINQIIASSGKDYITVLNSLVPNTKDKSDKALREEAIKIIEVDKEKLIELANERANAVKEALIKAGLEAGRINVNDITSSEPKQNTYTSVLMGVAN; from the coding sequence ATGGATAAAAAGAAAAAAATAGCTCTAATCACTGGCATCTGCGTAGTCTCACTTTTACTTATCTACACACTTCTTGGCTTTTTTGGTCTGCCATACGCCATCAAAAATATCGCTCCAAAGTATCTAAAAGACTACAACGCAACGCTTTTTGTGGAAAGTGCTAAATTTAATCCTTTTACCTTTGAGCTAAATGCTACAAATGCTGAACTAAACACTACTTCACCACTTTTTAGCACAAGGCAAATAGATGTCAAGCTAAAGCCATTTTCTATCTTTAAAAAATTAGTTGAAGTTGATGTTTTCAGGCTTCAAGAGCCAAATGTCAAAATTTTACGAGATAAAAATTCAAAATTTAACTTTAGCAATTTTATAAGCGATGATAACGCAACTACCGAAGACAACAGCACTAGTTCTATAAATTTTGCCCTAAATAACGCAAAAATCATCAAAGGCTCATTTTCATATAGCGATCAAAACCTCACAAATCCATTTAACGTAAGCTTTGATGATATAAACTACGAGCTAAGCTCGCTAAATACTAAGAAAAAAAGCGCAGGCAGCCATATTTTTGACTCAAACTCGACTCTAGCTCACAAGATCGATCTAAATGGCGATATCAAGCTAAATCCACTAAAAATTGAGGGCAATATCAGCATAAAGAACTTTAGTATCGATCCAGTGGCGATTAGCTTTATCGATAATGACACACTAAATCTTAAAAATGCGGTCATAAATTTAGGAATAAATTACGCTTTAATTGCCGACGAGAACGCTACAAATATAAATTTAAAGGATAGCTTTTTAAATATAAAATCACTAAACATAGATGAGGGCAAAAACGAACTAAGTCTTGGTGAGCTAGAGCTTCCAAAATTTGATCTATCAAGTAAGATAGCAGACAAGATAGATGCTAAATTAGAGTTAAATGCCATAAATTTAAGCGATGTGTCATTTAAAAATGCAATAACAGCAAGCTTAAAATCACTAAATTTAAACGACATTTCACTTTTAGCAAATTTAAATGAAAAAAGTGAGCTAAATGCGACAGCTGCACTAAATAGCATAAATGCAAATGCCCTAAAAATAGACGAAACCAGTAAAAATTTAGTAAATCTAAAAGATATAAATGCCTCAAATTTAAATGCAAATTTAGCAAATAATAAAACCACTCTAGCGCTTGAAAAAATAGCGTTTGAAGGTATCAATGCCCCGCTTAGTAAAAATGCGAATGCAAATGTGGCAGGGACTAAAATCTCAAATATTAGTTTCACTCAAGATACCAATAAAAGCCTTGCAACTCTTGAAGAGCTTAGTATAAATGGCATAAATTTAAAGGCAAAAAATAAAGAAATTTTAGATATCTCTGATGTGCTTACAAAAACGATCAAATTTGATATTTTAAATATGGCTTTGAGTGCTGAGAATATCGATGTAAATAGACCAAAATTTAACTCAGAGTTAAATGGTAGCGGCTTAAGCGCGATAAACCAGCTTGGACTTGGTGAGCATGGGCCAGCAAAAACAGCCAATCATCACACTAAAACCAAAAAAGAGAATACATCAGCTTCAAAAAGCAAAGAGAGTGAGTTTAAATTTGACATAAAAAATATCAATGTAAATAACGCCAATATCGCTTTGACGCACTTTTTTGAGGGCGAGAAGATCGCTCATAAATTTGATAATTTGTTTGTAAAAATAGCAAATTTAAGTAGCGATTTTAGTAAGCCATTTGACGCAAAAGTGGATATGAAAAGCTCGCAAAAGCTAAATTTAGACCTAACCTCAAAGATCAAACTTGAACCACTTGATATAACTACTAAAATAAAACTTGAAGATAAAAATTTGCCAAAATATTTTGCCTACGCAAAGCCATTTTTAGAGGCAGATCTTTCAAGTGGAGAGATGAACGCAGATGCCCAGCTTCACTATGCAAAAGATATAAAAGCGGACGCAAAGCTTAGCGTAAAAGATATTAGATTAGATGATAAAAATAAAGAAAAACTAATCGCATTTAAAAGTTTAGAAGTGGATAAAATTTCACTTTTTAAAGATAATCTTGAAATTACTGGAGTTGCTTTAAATTCGCCGTTTATCAAGGCTTATCTAAGCAAAGAGCGCGAATTTAATCTAAGCAAAATCGTAAAAGAAGATAAAAGCAAAGCCCAAAATGAGCAAAAAGCTGAGAGCAAAAAGGTGGCTACTAAAAAAGATGACGAGCTAAATTTTAGTATCAAAAATTTCTCACTTAACAACGGCGAGGTTGATTTTTCAGATGCGTCACTATTTATGCCATTTGCTACGAAAATTTCAAATCTAAATGGCAAGCTAACTGACATCGATAAAAAACGTCCAAGTTCGGGTGAGTTTAAAGGTACAGTTGGCAAAAACGGTTTTTCTCAGATTACAGCAAAACTATTTCCTTTTGAATTAAAGCAAAATACCGATATTAAGCTTGATTTTAAAGATATCGATCTAATCGACATAACGCCATATAGTGGGCAATTTTTGGGCTATAAAATAAAAAAAGGTAAGTTAAATTTAAATCTAAATTATAGCGTTGTTGATTCAAAACTAAATGGCTCAAATCTTATAAATTTTGACACACTCACGCTTGGAGAAAAGGTTGATTCAAAAGATGCTGTAAATTTGCCACTTTCGCTTGCTATATCGATATTAAGCGATCAAAATAATCAAATAAATATCGACCTTCCAGTTGAGGGGAATTTAGACGATCCAGACTTTAAATATGGCGGTGTCATTTGGGCTGCTGTTAAAAAACTCTTTGCAGACATTACGTTAGCTCCGTTTAGATTTTTAGGTAATGCTCTAGGACTTGGCAGCAAGGATCTAAGCTCTATTGATTTTCTTGCTGGAAGTAGCGAGCTAATAAGCTCAGAAGCACCAAAAATAGCTGATTTTATAAAATTAACTACTGCAAAGCCTATGATGAAACTTAGCATCACGCCTACTTACTCTGAAATAGATGTGCTCTACTTTAAAGAAAAAAAGCTTGATCAAAAGATAAATCAAATAATCGCCTCAAGCGGCAAAGATTATATTACCGTGCTAAATTCTCTCGTTCCAAACACTAAAGATAAAAGCGATAAAGCCTTAAGAGAAGAGGCAATAAAAATCATCGAAGTGGATAAGGAAAAGCTAATTGAGCTAGCAAATGAGCGTGCAAATGCGGTAAAAGAAGCGCTCATAAAGGCTGGACTTGAGGCTGGCCGCATAAATGTAAATGATATAACAAGCTCAGAACCTAAGCAAAACACCTATACAAGCGTGCTTATGGGAGTGGCAAACTAA
- a CDS encoding ABC transporter substrate-binding protein — MKRLLALLFLLFFAFAYANENAVVVAIEEQTPRINPLYDEDHDPTLSLVFSGLTSHDENSHVVPELAKSWQVSNDELEYVFELRDDAFWHDGVKFSAKDVKFTIEAAQDKKLNAPAISNYEVVKSVEILDDYKVKITLNEPFPPFLDALSFGVLPEHILKGKDIATDKFNEAPIGTGAYKLIKWKKDESLEFAANEKFYKGEPKIKRVFFKIVGDENLRLVGLKSGEIDVALISPTGVNFIKDDKKLSLLKFKSADYRALMFNFNDPLFQDKNVRIALNYAVNKDEIVKNLFHGYASVANNPIEKSFANDGEFKFNYDPQKARELLEKSGFKKNKAGFFEKDGKELGFDIYAFNNDILRVNLAKILSSEFEEFGVRAKAYAKPRTAFSISEVDSFIIGWGSPFDPDFHTYRIFGGFADVSVNENGWNFNHYKDANVDLALKNARYTKDVELRKKYYKEFLKALFENPPYIFIAYLDYPLVFNNKISGIKTQILGHHGAGFLWNIREWQVK; from the coding sequence ATGAAGAGGCTTTTGGCTTTATTGTTTTTGTTATTTTTTGCCTTTGCTTATGCAAATGAAAATGCCGTTGTAGTCGCTATCGAGGAGCAAACACCTCGTATAAATCCACTTTACGATGAGGATCACGATCCCACGCTTTCACTCGTTTTTTCGGGGCTTACGAGCCACGATGAAAATAGCCACGTCGTGCCTGAGCTTGCAAAGTCTTGGCAAGTAAGCAACGATGAGTTGGAGTATGTTTTTGAGCTAAGAGATGATGCCTTTTGGCATGACGGAGTGAAATTTAGCGCAAAGGACGTTAAATTTACCATTGAAGCGGCTCAAGATAAGAAGCTAAACGCGCCTGCTATCTCAAATTATGAAGTCGTAAAAAGCGTTGAAATTTTAGACGATTACAAAGTAAAGATCACGCTTAATGAGCCTTTTCCGCCGTTTCTTGACGCGCTTAGCTTTGGCGTTTTGCCTGAGCACATTTTAAAGGGCAAAGATATCGCAACTGATAAATTTAATGAAGCTCCCATCGGCACTGGCGCATACAAGCTTATAAAATGGAAAAAAGATGAGAGCTTGGAATTCGCGGCAAATGAGAAATTTTACAAGGGTGAGCCAAAGATAAAAAGGGTATTTTTTAAAATTGTTGGTGATGAAAATTTAAGGCTCGTTGGGCTTAAAAGTGGTGAGATCGATGTCGCGCTCATCTCTCCAACTGGTGTAAATTTCATAAAAGATGATAAAAAATTAAGCTTGCTTAAGTTTAAAAGCGCGGATTATAGAGCTTTGATGTTTAACTTTAATGATCCTCTTTTTCAAGATAAAAATGTAAGAATCGCCCTAAACTACGCGGTAAATAAAGATGAGATAGTTAAAAATTTATTTCACGGATATGCAAGCGTAGCGAACAATCCGATAGAAAAAAGCTTTGCAAATGATGGTGAGTTTAAATTTAACTACGATCCGCAAAAGGCTAGGGAGCTACTTGAAAAGAGTGGCTTTAAGAAAAACAAGGCTGGATTTTTTGAGAAGGACGGCAAAGAGCTTGGCTTTGACATCTACGCCTTTAATAACGACATCTTAAGGGTCAATCTAGCTAAAATTTTAAGCAGCGAGTTTGAGGAATTTGGCGTAAGAGCCAAAGCCTACGCAAAGCCAAGAACAGCCTTTAGTATAAGCGAGGTTGATAGCTTTATCATCGGCTGGGGAAGTCCGTTTGATCCAGATTTTCACACGTATAGAATTTTTGGTGGATTTGCTGATGTGAGTGTGAATGAAAATGGCTGGAATTTTAACCACTACAAGGACGCAAACGTCGATCTTGCCCTAAAAAACGCAAGATATACAAAGGACGTAGAGCTTAGAAAAAAATACTACAAAGAATTTCTAAAAGCACTTTTTGAAAATCCACCTTATATTTTCATAGCCTATCTTGACTATCCGCTCGTCTTTAACAACAAAATTTCAGGCATAAAGACGCAAATTTTAGGCCACCATGGAGCTGGATTTTTATGGAACATAAGAGAGTGGCAAGTAAAATAG
- a CDS encoding ABC transporter permease: MFRAILKTAISSLGLLFFISFFLFLLIYFLPGNVTDAMFSRSEAVNLAIKEQILENLGLKDGFFVQYFRWLAHFVTGDFGTSFVSGASVSLLIKERLLNSLILFFASFFLIVFLSFFLGLLSAIYKNKFADIFINFSSFLLASLPHFYVALVLIAIFSVYLNLLPSSGANELGYSGVGAKFIILPTLAIILPHLGANVKFVRDRLNQSLNADFIQTAHARGLGWGKIYLFAIKHASTDIVYYFATLVAGVFAGSYVIESIFSFPGIGKLSLDAVIAKDYPVALATISLTAVFVVFANLLAKIFAILADKRNL, translated from the coding sequence TTGTTTAGAGCCATTTTAAAAACAGCGATCTCAAGCCTTGGGTTGCTGTTTTTCATCTCATTTTTTCTATTTTTGCTCATATACTTTTTGCCAGGCAATGTCACTGACGCGATGTTTTCGAGGAGTGAGGCGGTAAATTTAGCCATAAAAGAGCAAATTTTAGAAAATTTGGGGCTAAAAGATGGCTTTTTTGTGCAGTATTTTAGATGGCTGGCTCACTTTGTGACGGGGGATTTTGGCACTAGCTTTGTAAGCGGGGCAAGTGTGTCGCTGCTCATTAAAGAGCGGCTTTTAAACTCACTCATTTTATTTTTTGCTTCGTTTTTTTTGATAGTTTTTTTATCATTTTTCTTGGGGCTTTTAAGCGCCATTTATAAGAATAAATTTGCCGACATCTTTATAAATTTTAGCTCGTTTTTGCTAGCTTCACTACCGCATTTTTACGTAGCGCTTGTGCTAATAGCGATCTTTAGCGTCTATCTAAATTTGCTACCAAGCTCTGGCGCAAACGAGCTAGGATATAGCGGGGTGGGAGCTAAATTTATCATCTTGCCAACGCTTGCTATTATCTTGCCACACCTTGGTGCAAACGTGAAATTTGTGCGTGACAGGCTAAATCAAAGCCTAAACGCTGACTTTATCCAGACGGCTCACGCTAGAGGCTTGGGGTGGGGCAAAATTTATCTCTTTGCCATAAAGCACGCAAGCACCGACATAGTCTATTATTTCGCAACCCTTGTGGCTGGCGTTTTTGCTGGCTCATACGTGATTGAGAGCATTTTTTCATTTCCGGGCATAGGCAAGCTTAGCCTTGATGCAGTCATCGCCAAAGACTATCCAGTCGCACTTGCGACCATTTCGCTAACGGCTGTTTTTGTCGTTTTTGCAAATTTACTAGCAAAAATTTTCGCTATCTTGGCAGATAAGAGAAATTTATGA